A region from the Tachysurus vachellii isolate PV-2020 chromosome 25, HZAU_Pvac_v1, whole genome shotgun sequence genome encodes:
- the prlh2 gene encoding prolactin releasing hormone 2, with protein MSIVTDSVMERDQACRKKLQSSNALLRCCIHYSSGMVFKGGPVSRPIRTHQHQQRSFPLRWLSVLILTLLILSTSATCAQCTTVEQDLHIVHNVDNRSPEIDPFWYVGRGVRPIGRFGKRESDAPFQQALLLLLLSALRNTQNERIGASSPNTDYYSEVHKSFI; from the exons ATGTCCATAGTCACGGACTCAGTGATGGAGAGGGATCAGGCGTGTCGGAAGAAGCTTCAGTCCTCTAATGCCCTTTTAAGG tgttgTATACACTACTCCTCCGGTATGGTGTTCAAAGGTGGTCCTGTGTCTCGGCCCATTCGAACCCATCAGCATCAGCAGCGCTCCTTTCCACTGCGCTGGCTGTCGGTGTTGATCCTGACTCTCCTCATCCTGTCCACTAGCGCCACCTGTGCGCAGTGCACCACGGTTGAGCAAGACCTGCACATCGTTCACAACGTCGACAACAGAA gcCCTGAGATTGACCCGTTCTGGTATGTGGGTCGCGGCGTGAGACCCATCGGTCGCTTCGGGAAGCGTGAAAGTGACGCACCGTTTCAGCAAGCGCTCCTTTTACTGCTGCTCAGCGCGCTCAGAAACACGCAGAACGAGCGCATCGGAGCCTCCTCACCAAACACGGACTATTACTCAGAAGTGCACAAATCCTTTATTTGA